Proteins encoded in a region of the Isosphaeraceae bacterium EP7 genome:
- the lpxA gene encoding acyl-ACP--UDP-N-acetylglucosamine O-acyltransferase, whose product MTITMSEMIHPTAVIGHEVELDDSVQVGPYAILEGPVQVGPGCVVEGHACLSGPLVMGRNNLVGHGAVLGKAPQHRGDRGDSCRLVIGDNNAFREHVTVHRGTSAGGGETSIGDDNLMMIGSHLGHDARMGNGCTLVNGALVAGHAVLGDGCILSGHSAVQQRVRIGRLAMLGGLGSSTKDIPPFVLQQGYNTVSGLNVVGLRRAGLAHASINALREAFRILYKEGRTLTAAADRIESDLGQFGEVAEFVRFLRTSTIGVCPGREATRLRSV is encoded by the coding sequence ATGACCATCACGATGTCGGAGATGATCCATCCGACGGCAGTCATCGGCCATGAGGTCGAACTCGATGACTCGGTCCAGGTCGGACCTTACGCCATCCTGGAAGGGCCCGTTCAGGTCGGCCCCGGATGCGTCGTCGAAGGGCACGCCTGCCTGAGCGGCCCGCTGGTCATGGGCAGGAACAACCTCGTCGGCCACGGCGCGGTGCTGGGCAAGGCCCCTCAGCACCGGGGCGACCGTGGCGATTCGTGCAGGCTGGTCATCGGCGACAATAACGCCTTCCGCGAGCACGTCACCGTGCATCGGGGGACCTCCGCCGGGGGGGGCGAGACGTCGATCGGCGACGATAACCTGATGATGATCGGCTCCCACCTGGGCCACGATGCGCGGATGGGTAACGGCTGCACATTGGTCAACGGGGCGCTGGTGGCCGGCCACGCCGTTCTCGGCGACGGCTGCATCCTCTCGGGCCACTCGGCGGTGCAGCAACGGGTGAGGATCGGCCGGCTGGCGATGCTCGGCGGGCTCGGCTCCTCGACCAAGGACATCCCCCCGTTCGTCCTCCAGCAGGGCTACAACACGGTCAGCGGCCTGAACGTCGTCGGGCTGAGGCGGGCGGGCCTGGCGCACGCCTCGATCAACGCCTTGCGCGAGGCCTTCAGGATCCTCTACAAGGAAGGCCGGACCCTGACCGCGGCCGCTGATCGCATTGAATCGGACCTCGGTCAATTCGGCGAGGTCGCCGAGTTCGTCCGGTTCCTCCGCACCTCGACGATCGGCGTCTGCCCCGGCCGCGAGGCGACCCGACTGCGGTCGGTCTGA